Part of the Musa acuminata AAA Group cultivar baxijiao chromosome BXJ3-10, Cavendish_Baxijiao_AAA, whole genome shotgun sequence genome, caccaccacctgcaAGACACACCAAGTAGCGAGCGCAACTCAGACCCAGGCGCCGCTTAGCAGAGGTTTGGAGGCGGCCGTCTCGCCGAACACCTGCAGTAGGTCCGAGCACTTGGCATCCGCCTCGCACTCCGTCCTCAGCTCCAATCCCAGCTCCTCGTCGATGTCGTCCGACGCAGCGATCAGCAGCAGCTCGCAGCCCTCGTAGTTGAGGAAGTCCGGTGGGTCCGCGGGGCCGAACCGCCGCTTCCCGAACTGGCCCTGCAGGTGGGCGGGGAAGCATGCCCTGCGCTTGCTCTGCAGTCCTGCGAAGCCGCCACCACCGGCTTGTTCGGGGTTCTTGATTTGGATGAGGAAGGAGGCCTCGCGCTCTATGTTCAGCGACTCCTGCGGCTCGTTCTCGGCATCGCCCGGCGGAAACTCGAGCTTGTAGACGAGGTGGGTGTGCGTCCGGCGGCCTGATTGGTGCCGCAGTATGCGGTAGACGCCCTCTGCCAGCGCTCTCGCCGAAGGCCTGCGACGGTGGCCACGAGTTGCTGTCTCGTACTCCTCTGCGTCACATGAAGAGAGAGAATGCTAATCACCAGTTCTACATCAGGCAATTTCTACGTTCATTTCTCTGCAATTCTACAAGCAACAAGTCCGTATGATTCATCGGTGTTCAAGTTACACGTCGATCTCGTACCTCCTCGGAGCGCTTTCTTGATGTCGTCCACCTTCGTCGTCACCAGTTCCACGAAACCCCAGAAAGGACGGCTTCTCTGACTTGGATCAGGTAAGCTCTTCTTCCCCATGACGATGAAGCGAATCAGCGGCTGCTCTTCGATGTTCACCTCCTTCACTTGTCACATGAAACATTAGTTCAAAGTAACCTCAATGTCCACTACCACAGATGTGGTAGAACAGCTGCAGTACGTACCTCCCGGCCATAGCCGCCTTCCTTCCCATCCTGACCATCGCCACCCTCGTCGTTCTCGCCGTCCTCAGAACCCCCcttgctttctttcttcttctgctCATCATCCTTGGAGTTCATCTTGCTTTCCTTGCCCGAGTCCGGCGACTGCTTTCCCTCCACGGAGCGCTCGCCTGACTCCGGCCGCAGCACGACGTACATCCGCTGCACATCGCTGGCACTGTGAGCTTCTTCCTTGTCGACCCTCGGCCGGTAGAAGAAGAAAACCTCGCCTCTCTCCTGTTTCCATCAGAGTGTTACAGTACATGTATGTAAACACGAGGAGGACAGGTGTAGGATGAGTGAGTTGGCTGACCTGAATCTCCACCTTCGGCTCAGGCCTCGTCTTCACCTCCTCACCTTGGCCCATGCTTTCCTGTTCATCTTTCTTGCGCATCCGCGAGGAGGGGTGAGGGAGATGAGTCTACCATTTTATCCTGCGCTGTGGGAGAGTCGCAGGATGCGGTCCCAGAGAGTGACAAGTGCAGGCTTGGCACCGAGAGAGCAAAACGTGGTAAGGTGGAGGGGAAGCCATGTGTGCATGTCGTGGTACTTCTCGGCAACCACGGTTGGCACGAATACAAACTGCCACGTGATGTGCAGCTTTGTTGGGCTGGGATTTACATATGAGGCGACCCATATAGCAGCCCAATATAACTTGCTTTCTAATAATCGCAgtttataataataatgataatattctTAATAATAACAATACGAGcgaattcttaaaaaaaatttaagtttaaatttttttttacaaaatactCCAACTTTAAAAAGTTCTCATAcatcacttttttttcttttcaaaatggCTATTGTATTCTTGTCGACCCTTCATTTATCGATTGACTCCTCCATCTCATTAACCGTGTTCATTTTGTCGTATGCACCTTCATGCCCGAGCTAGCCTCATCGATCACCCCCCACTCTTCCTCTAGTTGTTTGTACCTTCTCGTGTGGGTTGGCTCTGTTGGTCGTCCTCTCTCCTTCTTTAGTGGCTTACGCCTCTATATACGGGTTGGTCTTGTCGATCAACCTCTTTTCCTCTTTTGGAAATTTTGTGTCTTCACGTTCGAGTTAGTTTTGTCGATTGCCTCCCTTCACACATATACACGTAAGCCTTATTGGTTGCCCGCTTCTCCTTCTCTGGTTGCTTGTGCCTTTACAAAAAGGCTAAGTTCGACAACTGAGGTAACGTCATTGGGTCCAATAAGAATGCTAGAGGAGGGGACAATTATTCTGACAAAAGTAAaaataaaagtcatttcatgtGGTTAGGGGtatttgaaaattttttaaaGTTGAAGCATtcttgaaaaaaagaaaattcaaacttagattttttttataattcaccATAATATATAACAACAGCAACCATtactatattaaatatataaataaaaggacGGTATCACAATTGATCTTCCACAGTAAACCCATCTTAACtagaattaatataattaatccagCTAAAAATTTCAATCATAGTTATAACGATCTGATTGGATCGACTCCACCGGTCGATTTGTAAAAACAATGATAATTACAAATCGGACTGCTTGAAATTTAAGAAAACTGAAAtatct contains:
- the LOC135650881 gene encoding uncharacterized protein LOC135650881, which produces MGQGEEVKTRPEPKVEIQERGEVFFFYRPRVDKEEAHSASDVQRMYVVLRPESGERSVEGKQSPDSGKESKMNSKDDEQKKKESKGGSEDGENDEGGDGQDGKEGGYGREEVNIEEQPLIRFIVMGKKSLPDPSQRSRPFWGFVELVTTKVDDIKKALRGEEYETATRGHRRRPSARALAEGVYRILRHQSGRRTHTHLVYKLEFPPGDAENEPQESLNIEREASFLIQIKNPEQAGGGGFAGLQSKRRACFPAHLQGQFGKRRFGPADPPDFLNYEGCELLLIAASDDIDEELGLELRTECEADAKCSDLLQVFGETAASKPLLSGAWV